The sequence below is a genomic window from Brettanomyces bruxellensis chromosome 9, complete sequence.
TGCTTGGTGGGCGGGTTACCATGGTTACAGATTCTTTTAGAACTAGTGAAAGGTTCACAACAATTGCATTAAGATACTCAGTAGGTCGTCGTCAATTTAAGCAAGGAAAAGCCGCGAGtaacaacaagaaaatgcCACAATCCGAATCGCAGATAATTGACCATCCTCTTCACCAGCATAGACTATTGCCCTTGTTAGCTTGGACATATGCTATGGGTATTGCCTCGAACCAAATTCAATCAGATTACAAAGCAACACTTAGCATGCTTGAATCTGGTGTCCGCACTCAAGATATGAAGGTGTTGGGTGTTGCAATAAAGAAGCTAAAGCAGCTTTTCGCTGATAGTGCATCGTTAAAGTCTACATGCACGTGGAAATGTTTACAATTAATTGAGGAATGTAGACAAGCCTGCGGCGGACATGGTTACTCCGCATATAGCGGTTTTGGAAAGGGTTATGCTGATCATGCAGTTCAGTGCACCTGGGAAGGGGATAATAACATTCTTGCACAGAATGCCGGTCGGATTACTGTTCAACAGGTAGCTAAGATGCTAAAAACTGACATGAAGCCAACAGgaaatttctcttttcttgctgGAAAGAGCAAAATTGGTCATACCATTGATGCAGAAGACATTTCGGACCTATCCAAATTATTGCTTGCATTGGAAACGTTGATATACAGACTTTCTTCGAATTGTCTTGATTTACTCTCCAAGAATGAACAAAATTGGGATTCTATTTCAACCGAAAAGAAATCCTTATCCCATCTATATGCTATTCAATACATGCTTTCGAAGGGAATTCAGAGATTAACAGAGATGCGACAGAGTAACAATGGAGGCATTAACACTCCAATCAAACTTCTACTATCTCTCTTCGCTCTTTCCGGAATCAAAGAGTATGCTGATGTTTTCTTGCAGTTTGATGTCTTATCCACCCAAACATATGCAAaactgaaagaaagaattggAACGCTTTGTTTGGAAATCCGTCCAATGGTTATTGGAATGACAGACTCGTTCAAGTTCAGTGATTTCTTTATCAATTCGGTGCTTGGATGTTATAATGGTGACATTTATAATGATTACTGGAAAGCGGTGAACTCGTTGAATGATGCCTTTGATACAAAGGCTCCGTACTCACATGATCTCGAGGCAATGTTGAAGCGTCCAACTGTTGCACAGAGGGAAAATTTCGAGAAGGGCTCCAAAGTTTTGCAAAAGTTATCGAATTAGTTTAGAGTCCGAGGAATATTGATAGGATTCAATATCATACTTTGCAggttttctttctgtctTCGGATTTCTATTATTGGTACCCGACTTTCCATCTTCCGTATTATTCCATAATTGATGTTATTTATGTTATTCTAAATTTAGCTATTCGGATTTAAATTGCTTGCGAAGTGCCTGCCTTCAGCTTTTTCAGGTGTCACAATTTTGTACTCTTTTTGTGGAATCAGAGTAGTGAACATACAAACTGATTCTATTGAggaatattatttttgcatactttttttgtcaTTCTTTGTCTTACTGCCAACTAGCGTTGTTGGTTTCCTGATCTAGTTGTGATGATATTGGggaaaaagttttttttgccGAGGTAGCTAAATAGAAAACTTTAAACAATGCCgaaatttcttattttggATAATTGCATGTATTGATAATTTCCTCGAATAGGCAGCcctccattttttttcgatgtGCTTGGAGCCAGCCATTTTCTTACTCGTTTGTTTTCGAagcctttctttttttattttctcacACTGCAAATAGGAATCCTTGAATTTTGATTCACATTATTACAGCAAAGTTAGAACTATAGGGGGCTGGTGAAATTTTCCCTTCAGAGAATTATACTTCTAAATATAAGTGGAAATCAAGGATGGCTGATCCGGATTTTGCCTCGAGTAGAACAAATTTGATTTCCACAGATCAGTTTGTGCAAAAGTGGACTTACATCAGACATGTCAAAATAAGTGTATATAAGAAGCCCAAATCTTTCTCATTTGTTGCTCATCTCGTTTCATAATCATAACTCTTAAATACgtttccatcttcatcaacaaagcATACAGTTATAAAAGCTTCGACAAACACCTACACTTTTAATAACGAATAATCATTATAATGAAGGCATCATCCAACAGTTTATTTGCTGCTCTTTTTGCCGCTGGCACTCTTGCTGCTTACGTTCCATCTGAGCCATGGACTACTTTAACGCCTAGTGGAAAGCTTGCTGGTTCAACCACTGACTATGCCGGACCTTTCggtattttcatttccacCATTTCTAACGGCACTTCATCTACTACTGCTCCATCGACTACGGGCACTGGTGCTGTGACCTCATCTACCACTGCTATCTCTCAGATTAGCGATGGTCAGATTCAGGCAACCACCAAGCAGGTGGTCTCGCAGATTGGAGATGGTCAGATTCAGGCTACAACTGCAACTAAGCAAGTTGTTTCACAAATTGGTGATGGCCAGATTCAGGCAACCACTGCCACAAAGCAAGTTGTCTCACAGATTGGCGATGGTCAAATACAAGCTACCACTGCTACCAAGCAGGTCGTCTCTCAAATTGGTGATGGCCAAATCCAGGCTACCACTGCAACTACTGCCACAAAAGCTGTTGTCTCCCAAATAAACGATGGTCAGATACAAGCTACCACAGCCACTACCGCAACCAAGGCAGTTGTTTCTCAGATTAACGATGGCCAGATTCAGGCTACTACATCCACATCCACAAAGTCTGTTGCTTCTCAGATTAGTGATGGTCAGATCCAAGCTACTTCTTCGACTCTTGTCAAGAGAGCTGCTGCTACTACTGCCGTTCACCAGGTCGGTTGCAAGAGTTCCGAGTCTTTGTCTCTGTCATTAAACAGCACTGTGTTAACTGACAGTCACGGAAGAATTGGATCTATTGTTGCTAACAGACAGTTCCAGTTTGATGGCCCACCACCACAGGCTGGTGCCATTTATGCTGCTGGATGGTCTATCACTGATGATGGAAAATTGGCCCTTGGTGAGAACACTACATTCTACCAGTGCTTGTCTGGAACCTTCTACAACTTGTACGACGAGTCAATTGGTGCCCAATGCACTGCTGTCAACTTCTACGTTGTCGACTTGGTTGACTGTTAAGTTCGTGCAACTAATTGTAAAAACGTTTCTAAACCGGCATGATGTGGTGTATATTAGTCCTTAGCATATATTTATATGGTTAACCTTTTTGTGAAAGGTATCTgtatatcttttttgtctttatatattttttctggtTCATTGtttaataaatttaatggAAGAAATATAACTTGTTGAATCGAGTGAAGTAGTGTGTAGTTCTCTGGTTCTGCTGACCTTGGATGGTCCGTTTAGCTGGGGGCATTATTTATGTACATAAATCGCATTTTCCGCGTGAActaattttcaaaaaaaaaatgaaaagcatCGATGAacagtaaaaaaaaaaaaaaaaaaaactatgCAAGAACAAATCCTCCACCTCTCCAAAAGAGCACTTGTGTGTTTCGTGCCCTGAATAAATGCCCATCCTAGTCTCGTATGCATTGttatataaataattaatGATTGGTATAAGGAAAGAGTTTGGACTAGTGGTGAAAGCCACTGATGGGGTGAAAGTCATTGGTGGACAACTTAGCCAAGTTCGTTATAGACGTACATTAGCATACCCATTTTACTCTAAAGTGGGAAATATACCACCTGCACGTCATTCCAGGAAGCAAACAGTTTTCAAGAGACTTATGGATGAGTTCCTGGGtccaaaaaattacaaagGTGAATACTATCTGAACAAATATGCGTATCCAAACCAGGATCACACGACCAACTATGTGGATCCCGAAacagaaagaggaaattcGTTACTAAGTACAAAAGGTCATTCAAGTAGATCTGCAGAACAATCCAGCAGCAGTGAAGGTGCAAaagatggagaagaagatacaGAGTCTAATTTGTTAGGTTCCGGAGGAAACGGTAAGGTGAGAAATAGTCTTCAACCGTTTCCTATGAATACACACTGTCATACAAACACGCAAGTGAGCAAAGAGATGAAACAACAGATTATTAATGATGTGGTGAATTTAAGTCTCACGCCTCAAAGCGTagctttgaaatatggGTTGAAGATTCAAAGAATAGAAGCTATTGTGAAACTGCATGAAATTGAGGAAAGGTTCAAGTCTGAAGGAAAGATTACCAAGGACATGCAGAAATTCGCAGACGTCATGTATAATTTGTTTCCACTTTACGACccaaagaagaatgcaGAGAATTTGACAGAAATTCCTATTCCCGAGGCAACTAAGCAGTCTCGTTTCCTCACAATTGCAGAATCTGAACCTTTTGGACCCATTGACGCTGCCCAAGAATATGGACTTGAGCCTGCTGCTGTAACGTTGCAACGTTTATCTCATGGAAGTGAGCCATCATCGAATGATGTCAAAAAggagcagaagaaagataGTCGTTCATTTATTGCTCCTATGAATAAGGGTGATCGTTCAGCTTTCCGGTTCACTAATGTTAAGGTTGGTAAGGTTGGCTATAGATATGGAAAATCGTTCAGGGACAATAGAAAAGACAGGAAAATTGACTTTGATGCTGCTGGTAAGATGTATTACCCGATTGAGTGATGTTGTTTCATGGAGTTCTAAAGCGTTATCAGtaaattttgtaaataGTCTAAATAAAGTAAGAACCCGtttatatttatctttACATCTACGATACTTATTGTCCTGTACTTCCTGCCGTCGGATTCTGCCgatgtatttatttgtcATTCAATTTCTCAAACTCGATGCTCTAATTCTTTAATTCTTAACAGTTAACGCACGTGCGgaataacttttttttttcacaacTATATCAGTCAATTAAGTACCTTATGCCCGGCCAGGCAAAAACCGAAAAGAACTACAGTTGTACCAAAGGCATTTATCTGATAGGTTATAATGACCCAAGACAATAAGAACGGTAAAGAACAGATTTGTTAGTTATTGAAAAgttgtgcttttttcaagaaatcaAGTATTGAAGAGCAATCCTGAATCTTATCTGTTGGCTAAATCTCAACTTGCATTATCACGTGGAAGAAAAGTTCCGCCGCGTCAAGTCGGCCTTTAAATCTCGAGAATATAAATTATGAGAGATCTGCATAAAATATCATTCaccatgcttttttctcttgGCTTACGGGCTGTGTTTTGTGTTTTGTATATTAGTGTCAtccattatcatcattataATGTCGGAACCAATTCTAGCTGGTCATAGAGGGTAGGTGGTACAGCAAATCTAGTGAAGCATTGTTCAATTATTTTACTAACTTATCGGCCATTGGCTTTTGGATTCAGTTTTAAGGCTAAATGCCCTGAGAACACAATTCTTTCGTATGACGCCGCTGCAGATAGTGGTTGTGATGTTGTGGAGACAGACTTGCATATTTCTACTGATAATATTATTGTCATCTCCCACGATTCAGAAACAGAGCGTGTTTTTGGTAAATCTTACAATGTCACCCAGGAATCATATAAGGATACCCTTTCTAAGTTGCGTACATTGAGAGAGCCTCACCTTCCAATGCCTACATTGAATGAACTCTTAAAGTGGTGCCGGGAAAAATCTGAGAAGACTGGAAGGAATATTCAACTTATGTTGGATATCAAAAAAGATTGCGATCCTAAGCTGTTATTAAAACTTTTACTGCAAGATTTAGAGGAAGCTGGCCCAAACATCGAATATTGGCATAATAAATTAATCTTTGGAATGTGGGATTCAAGATATTACTGTAAAGAAATGGATCCTTTTCGGATTATAAACATTACGTTTGACATTGATGTTGCGGA
It includes:
- a CDS encoding uncharacterized protein (SECRETED:SignalP(1-19)), with the translated sequence MKASSNSLFAALFAAGTLAAYVPSEPWTTLTPSGKLAGSTTDYAGPFGIFISTISNGTSSTTAPSTTGTGAVTSSTTAISQISDGQIQATTKQVVSQIGDGQIQATTATKQVVSQIGDGQIQATTATKQVVSQIGDGQIQATTATKQVVSQIGDGQIQATTATTATKAVVSQINDGQIQATTATTATKAVVSQINDGQIQATTSTSTKSVASQISDGQIQATSSTLVKRAAATTAVHQVGCKSSESLSLSLNSTVLTDSHGRIGSIVANRQFQFDGPPPQAGAIYAAGWSITDDGKLALGENTTFYQCLSGTFYNLYDESIGAQCTAVNFYVVDLVDC